From the genome of Geobacter sp. SVR, one region includes:
- a CDS encoding M28 family peptidase, producing the protein MISAEFFREAVSIDRIRSHIRALEGERHPTTAPEGLERAAGYIAESLAALGYEMSDHHFRDNGHPFRNIIATRRGLVSPDRCVAVLAHYDTVAGTPGADDNASGVAVLLEAARVLSRFHFERTVHFIGVNLEENRSDHDPCSGTRGSGALAAHARENGWDLEGVFVLESVAYAGDKAVQSLPPGVPIPVPQQGDFIAVVGNAHSQGLLEGFVQSLERYRADLPHIALAVPGNGELLPDTRRSDHAPFWDAGFKALMLTDTTNFRNPHYHRPTDTLDTLNLDFAAQVCCATSGAVLDLARLSA; encoded by the coding sequence ATGATTTCTGCAGAATTCTTCAGAGAGGCGGTCTCCATCGACCGCATTCGCAGCCATATCCGGGCCCTGGAAGGGGAGCGGCATCCAACGACAGCGCCCGAGGGCCTGGAGCGTGCCGCCGGTTACATCGCCGAATCGCTGGCTGCCCTCGGCTACGAGATGTCCGATCATCACTTTCGGGATAACGGTCATCCGTTCCGCAACATCATTGCCACTCGCCGCGGCCTTGTTTCTCCCGATCGGTGCGTTGCCGTCCTGGCCCATTACGACACTGTCGCGGGAACGCCGGGCGCCGACGACAATGCCAGCGGGGTGGCGGTGCTGCTCGAAGCGGCCCGGGTCCTGTCACGGTTCCACTTCGAGCGGACGGTCCATTTTATCGGGGTCAATCTGGAGGAAAACCGCAGCGACCACGACCCCTGCTCCGGGACGCGGGGGAGCGGCGCCCTGGCAGCCCATGCCCGAGAAAACGGCTGGGACCTGGAGGGGGTGTTCGTACTGGAATCGGTGGCATACGCCGGGGATAAGGCCGTGCAGAGCCTTCCGCCAGGGGTCCCGATTCCGGTGCCGCAGCAGGGCGATTTCATTGCGGTGGTGGGGAACGCGCATTCACAGGGTCTGCTGGAGGGGTTTGTGCAGTCACTGGAGCGGTATCGCGCCGATCTGCCCCATATCGCTCTGGCGGTTCCGGGCAACGGGGAGCTGCTCCCGGATACCCGGCGCTCGGATCACGCCCCCTTCTGGGATGCTGGCTTCAAGGCGCTCATGCTGACCGACACCACCAACTTCCGCAATCCCCACTACCATCGGCCGACCGACACCCTGGATACCCTGAACCTCGATTTCGCGGCACAGGTCTGCTGTGCCACGTCCGGCGCGGTCCTTGATCTGGCGCGGCTCTCGGCCTGA